A single Xiphias gladius isolate SHS-SW01 ecotype Sanya breed wild chromosome 22, ASM1685928v1, whole genome shotgun sequence DNA region contains:
- the LOC120784330 gene encoding matrilin-2-like yields the protein MRFLALGLFCLLCVNAVRLDRRHPGPITARRQNEITVKTKAVENPCKATPLDFVFVIDSSRSIRPNDYEKVKTFIINLIQFLKVGPDATRVGLLQYGSVVQPEFSLKTYTHKAEVEQAVRNMQHLATGTMTGLAIQYTMETAFTEEEGARPANLHIPRIAMIVTDGRPQDTVEEIAAEARQAGIQIFAIGVGRVDTNTLKAIGSEPHSEHVHLVANFSQIETLISVFQSKLCGGSEMCEVMDHQCQHICVSSPASYRCKCRKDFTLNPDGKTCKEIDHCAAGAHGCEQDFTNTEGSCVCKCRNGYTLRPDGKTCKKIDQCADGAHGCEQEFINTEDSCVCKCRPGYTLRPDGKTCKKTDHCADGKHGCEQDFVSAGDSCVCKCRKGYTLQPDGKTCQSLDPCQAVDHGCEHQCVSTAGSYTCRCFEGFMLDEDGRSCKKAECGDGVMDLVFVIDGSKSLGPANFELVKQFANGIVDSLDISKTGTHVGLLQYSSKVRTEFTLGQYATAQDIKKAVTRMQYMGKGSMTGSALRHMFEFSFSAKEGARPNIPHVSIVFTDGRSQDDVSEWANKVKKSGVTMYALGVGKAIEQELREIASEPDENHLYYAEDFGKLGEITKKLKSRICKDKPSDVNMCKCENVLMFQNQVTEKLKNLVQNIEAVSEKLETLENQLAHK from the exons TATGAGAAGGTCAAGACCTTCATCATCAACCTGATTCAGTTCCTCAAGGTTGGCCCTGATGCCACACGGGTTGGTCTGCTCCAGTATGGTAGTGTGGTCCAGCCTGAGTTCTCCCTCAAGACCTACACTCATAAGGCTGAGGTGGAGCAGGCGGTGAGGAACATGCAGCACCTTGCCACAGGGACCATGACTGGTCTGGCCATCCAGTACACCATGGAGACTGCCttcacagaggaagagggagcgCGACCAGCGAACTTGCACATCCCACGAATTGCTATGATTGTGACTGATGGGAGGCCTCAGGACACGGTGGAGGAGATTGCGGCTGAGGCGAGGCAGGCTGGCATCCAGATCTTTGCTATCGGAGTGGGCAGGGTGGATACGAACACCCTGAAGGCCATAGGGAGCGAGCCACACTCTGAGCATGTGCACCTGGTGGCCAACTTTAGCCAGATAGAAACCCTCATCTCCGTGTTCCAGTCCAAACTGTGTGGAG GTTCAGAGATGTGCGAGGTTATGGACCATCAGTGCCAACATATCTGTGTGAGCAGCCCTGCTTCGTACAGGTGCAAGTGCAGGAAAGACTTCACCCTCAACCCTGATGGCAAGACATGCAAAG AGATTGATCACTGTGCTGCTGGCGCCCATGGGTGTGAACAGGACTTCACGAATACCGAAGGCTCCTGCGTGTGTAAATGCAGAAATGGCTACACACTCAGACCTGATGGGAAAACTTGCAAGA AGATTGATCAGTGTGCTGATGGCGCCCATGGTTGTGAACAGGAGTTTATAAATACAGAGGactcctgtgtgtgtaaatgcagaCCAGGCTACACACTCAGGCCTGATGGGAAGACATGCAAGA AGACTGATCACTGCGCTGATGGGAAACATGGCTGTGAACAGGACTTTGTGAGCGCCGGAGATTCATGCGTGTGTAAATGCAGAAAAGGATACACACTCCAACCTGATGGCAAAACATGTCAGA GTCTGGATCCATGTCAGGCAGTGGACCATGGCTGTGagcatcagtgtgtcagcacCGCTGGCTCCTACACCTGCAGGTGTTTTGAGGGATTTATGTTGGATGAAGATGGGAGGAGCTGCAAAA AAGCAGAGTGTGGCGATGGAGTAATGGATCTGGTTTTTGTGATTGACGGCTCTAAGAGTCTGGGCCCTGCCAACTTTGAGCTGGTCAAACAGTTTGCAAACGGCATTGTGGACTCACTGGACATTTCCAAGACAGGCACACATGTTGGCCTTCTTCAGTATTCCAGCAAGGTCCGCACAGAGTTCACCCTGGGCCAGTACGCCACAGCGCAGGACATCAAAAAGGCTGTGACCCGGATGCAGTACATGGGGAAAGGTTCTATGACTGGCTCAGCCTTACGCCACATGTTTGAGTTCAGCTTTTCAGCCAAAGAAGGCGCCAGGCCGAACATCCCACATGTCAGCATCGTGTTCACTGATGGAAGATCACAGGATGATGTTTCTGAATGGGctaataaagttaaaaagtcTG GAGTCACCATGTACGCCTTGGGTGTTGGCAAAGCCATCGAACAGGAGCTGAGAGAAATAGCGTCAGAGCCTGATGAGAACCACCTATATTATGCTGAGGATTTTGGAAAGTTGGGAGAAATCACAAAGAAGCTCAAGTCCAGGATATGTAAAG ACAAACCATCTGATGTAAACATGTGCAAGTGCGAGAACGTGTTAATGTTTCAAAACCAGGTCACTGAGAAGCTGAAGAACCTGGTGCAGAATA TTGAAGCCGTGTCAGAGAAGCTGGAGACACTCGAGAATCAACTTGCGCACAAATAA
- the LOC120783813 gene encoding skin secretory protein xP2-like, whose translation MGCSSSSAQTVDQEKRPGTKPEESNGDTLAVRNGIIAEDAQTIEDQMQLPVQTALPDDLQPGTDDETEAVLVALEAQEDLGSGEDLLAAPEPRPEPVAPEEPAPEAPAAAPAAAPAEVFTEPEAAVVVVEALPLVEEVAPVETVVAEATPEVEALAEAAKEAPVVESVVAVQAEAPAVVEGVTAVPAEASPEVATPAVEPVVSEPAEDLVVVEEAVTVSAEAPAEVAAPVEAEAPTDNVAPETASATPAESSEPGEISAPAPAEAAAPGEAIVPDEASAPSESSAPVEAAEPVIDTEIAAATIPEMHPLSPVRVEVSAETQPAAEVATEPPAASAETAPPAEAPCPTEATPPVAPEAESAAAESIQMAEASASTPAISETPAEVAPETSPATVTSESMVVNAAPAEAPVVEPTPAPAPEPSPTVVCATEASQDTESKKTKKED comes from the exons ATGGGGTGCTCCTCGTCCAGTGCACAGACTGTTGATCAAGAGAAAAGACCAGGTACAAAGCCAGAGGAGAGCAATGGAGATACATTAG CAGTCCGAAACGGTATCATCGCAGAAGATGCTCAAACCATCGAGGACCAGATGCAGCTGCCCGTGCAGACTGCTTTACCAGATGATCTTCAACCAGGAACCGATGATGAGACAGAGGCGGTGTTAGTGGCCCTGGAGGCCCAGGAGGATCTTGGCTCTGGAGAGGACCTTCTGGCAGCTCCTGAACCACGGCCAGAACCTGTTGCCCCTGAAGAGCCAGCTCCAGAGGCTCcggctgctgctccagctgctgctccagcagAAGTCTTTACTGAACCCGAAGCTGCTGTAGTGGTGGTGGAGGCACTACCCCTTGTAGAGGAAGTTGCCCCTGTAGAAACTGTAGTGGCTGAGGCCACCCCTGAGGTCGAAGCCCTTGCTGAGGCTGCAAAGGAGGCCCCCGTCGTTGAATCTGTTGTAGCAGTGCAGGCAGAGGCCCCTGCTGTCGTTGAGGGGGTTACTGCTGTGCCAGCTGAGGCCTCTCCTGAAGTTGCCACCCCTGCTGTTGAACCCGTTGTATCCGAGCCAGCAGAGGACCTAGTAGTTGTGGAAGAGGCAGTAACCGTGTCCGCTGAGGCGCCTGCAGAAGTGGCTGCTCCTGTGGAGGCAGAGGCTCCGACTGACAATGTGGCACCAGAGACTGCTTCAGCAACACCAGCTGAATCCTCAGAACCAGGTGAAATTtcagcaccagcaccagctgAGGCTGCGGCACCAGGTGAAGCTATAGTACCAGATGAGGCTTCAGCACCGAGCGAATCCTCAGCACCTGTAGAGGCTGCAGAGCCTGTCATAGATACCGAGATTGCTGCAGCAACTATTCCAGAGATGCATCCATTATCTCCAGTCAGAGTTGAGGTCAGCGCTGAGACTCAGCCTGCTGCTGAAGTGGCAACAGAACCTCCTGCAGCCTCTGCTGAGACTGCCCCACCAGCAGAAGCACCCTGCCCCACGGAGGCCACCCCTCCTGTGGCTCCAGAAGCtgaatctgctgctgctgagtcgATCCAGATGGCAGAGGCTTCAGCATCCACACCAGCCATTTCAGAGACGCCCGCAGAAGTAGCCCCAGAAACATCACCAGCAACTGTGACCTCAGAGTCCATGGTGGTCAATGCAGCCCCAGCAGAGGCTCCTGTGGTTGAGCCCACCCCAGCACCAGCCCCTGAACCCTCACCCACAG tggtGTGTGCAACAGAAGCCTCTCAGGATACAGAGAGCAAGAAAACCAAAAAGGAGGACTGA